CGGTTATCGATTATATGCCTGCACCATCTGATGTGCCTGCGATTGAAGGTGAGTTGGAAAATGGCGAAAAAGCGACTCGTAAGTCTTCCGATGATGAGCCGTTCGCAGCTCTTGCCTTTAAAATTATGACAGACCCTTATGTAGGGACTTTGACGTTCTTCCGTGTTTATTCTGGTGTTTTGGCAGCTGGTAGTCCGGTTTTCAACACTGTTAAGACCAAGCGCGAACGTGTGGGTCGTATCTTGCAAATGCATGCGAACTCTCGTGAAGAAATCAAAGAAGTGCGTGCTGGCGATATCGCTTGTGCCGTTGGTTTGAAAGATACAACGACTGGTGACACTTTGTGTGATCCGGATAATAAGATTATCCTTGAGCGTATGGAGTTTCCAGAGCCTGTTATTTCGATCGCTGTTGAGCCGAAAACCAAAGCAGACCAAGAGAAAATGGGTATTGCTTTGCAGAAGTTGGCGGCAGAAGATCCATCTTTCCGCGTGCATACAGACGAGGAAACTGGTCAGACAATTATGGCTGGTATGGGTGAGTTGCACTTGGATATCCTGGTCGATCGTATGAAACGAGAGTTTAATGTAGAAGCGAATGTTGGTGCGCCGCAGGTTTCTTATCGTGAGACGATTAAATCATCGGTTGAAGCTGAAGGTAAATTTGTGCGTCAGTCTGGTGGTCGTGGTCAATACGGTCATGTCGTATTGAGAATCGAGCCTCAGGAAGCCGGCGAAGGTTTCGAATTCGTCAACGAAATCGTTGGTGGTGTGGTTCCAAGAGAATACATTCCTGCGGTTGAAAAAGGTTGTCAGGAACAGCTTGAGAACGGTGTTATTGCAGGTTACCCAATGGTTGATGTTAAGGTTAGCCTGTTTGACGGTTCTTACCATGATGTTGACTCGAATGAAACTGCCTTCCGTGTTGCGGCCAGTATGGGGATTAAAAACGGGGTGGTTAAAGCCAATCCTGTGATTCTTGAGCCAATGATGGCGGTTGAAGTGACCACTCCTGAAGAGTATATGGGCGATGTTATGGGTGATTTGAACCGCCGCCGTGGCTTGGTTCAAAGCATGGAAGATATTCCAACTGGTAAAAAGTTGAAGGCGGAAGTGCCTTTGGCGGAAATGTTTGGTTATGCGACTCAGTTGCGTTCTTTGACGCAAGGGCGTGCTTCTTATAGCATGGTGTTTGATAAGTACTCTGATGCGCCTGCCAATATTCAGGAAGAGATCATTGCTAAGGCCAAAAAAGGCGAATAATTTAACGTATTTAATTTAATAGGACTTTAAAAATGGCAAAGGAAAAGTTTGAACGTAGTAAGCCGCACGTAAACGTTGGTACGATTGGTCACGTTGACCATGGTAAGACAACTCTTACAGCGGCTCTAACAATCGTACAAGGTAAGAAGTTTGGTGGGGAGTCAAAAGACTATTCCGCTATCGATAACGCACCGGAAGAAAGAGAGCGTGGTATCACGATCTCTACGGCTCACGTAGAGTACGAATCAGAAACGCGTCACTACGCGCACGTAGACTGCCCAGGGCACGCCGACTATGTTAAAAACATGATTACCGGTGCCGCTCAAATGGACGGCGCGATCCTGGTTTGTTCTGCCGCAGATGGCCCAATGCCACAAACACGTGAGCACATCCTTCTATCTCGTCAGGTAGGTGTACCGTACATCGTAGTATTCCTAAACAAAGCCGACATGGTTGACGACGAAGAACTTCTAGAGTTGGTTGAAATGGAAGTGCGTGAACTTCTAGACACCTACGATTTTCCAGGTGATGACACGCCAGTTATCATGGGGTCTGCCCTTAAAGCCATCGAAGGTGACCAATCTGAAATCGGTGAACCAGCGATCGGTCGTTTGGTTGAGGCGTTGGATACTTACATCCCAACACCAGAGCGTGACACTGACAAGCCATTCTTGATGCCAGTAGAAGACATCTTCTCCATCCAAGGTCGTGGTACGGTTGCCACCGGTCGTGTTGAAACAGGTGTTGTAAAAGTTGGTGAAGAAATCGAAATCGTCGGTATTCGCCCAACGACTACTACAACGGTTACTGGTGTTGAAATGTTCCGTAAGCTTCTGGATCAGGGTGAAGCCGGTGACAACGTAGGTATCCTATTGCGTGGTACTAAGCGTGAAGACATTGAGCGTGGTCAAGTATTGGCGCACAAAGGTACGGTTACACCGCATACCAAGTTCGAAGCCGAAGTTTATGTACTATCCAAAGACGAAGGTGGTCGTCACACACCATTCTTCCAAGGTTACCGTCCACAGTTCTACTTCCGTACAACGGACGTAACAGGTGCGTGTGAATTGCCAGCCGGAACTGAAATGGTTATGCCTGGTGATAACGTACAAATGACTGTAGAGTTGATTGCGCCAATCGCAATGAACGAAGGTCTGCGCTTCGCGATTCGTGAAGGTGGACGTACAGTTGGTGCGGGTGTTGTAGCTAAAATTATTGAATAATAAAATTTAATTCAGGCAGTTGAATAATTGCTTGATATTAAATTGGATTATTGTTACAATCCGCATCCTTAGTGAGCAGTGGCCTGTTTATTACACCACTGCTTTTCTTTTTTTGTAATATGAGAAAAAGATGTTATGGCGACTCAAAATATTCGAATTCGCTTGAAGGCATTTGACCATCGTTTGATTGATCAGTCTGCCCGTGAAATCACGGAAACTGCAAAAAGAACCGGTGCTCAAGTTAAGGGTCCAATTCCTATGCCTACTCGAAAAGAGCGTTTTACAGTACTGATTTCTCCGCATGTTAATAAAGATGCCAGGGATCAATATGAAATTCGTACGCACAAGCGTTTGCTAGACA
The nucleotide sequence above comes from Hydrogenovibrio thermophilus. Encoded proteins:
- the fusA gene encoding elongation factor G; its protein translation is MARKTPLDRYRNIGIMAHIDAGKTTTTERILFYTGVSHKIGEVHDGGAAMDWMEQEQERGITITSAATTTFWSGMAQQYPEHRVNIIDTPGHVDFTIEVERSLRVLDGAVTCFCSVGGVEPQSETVWRQADKYGVPRMGFVNKMDRSGANFFNVVEQVKTRLGAMPVPMQLPIGAEDEFKGVIDLVKMKAIYWKEENMGMEFTYEDIPAELQDQAEEYREAMIEAAAESSEELMDKYLEEGELSEEEIKAGIRQRCIDVEIVPMFCGTAFKNKGVQALLDAVIDYMPAPSDVPAIEGELENGEKATRKSSDDEPFAALAFKIMTDPYVGTLTFFRVYSGVLAAGSPVFNTVKTKRERVGRILQMHANSREEIKEVRAGDIACAVGLKDTTTGDTLCDPDNKIILERMEFPEPVISIAVEPKTKADQEKMGIALQKLAAEDPSFRVHTDEETGQTIMAGMGELHLDILVDRMKREFNVEANVGAPQVSYRETIKSSVEAEGKFVRQSGGRGQYGHVVLRIEPQEAGEGFEFVNEIVGGVVPREYIPAVEKGCQEQLENGVIAGYPMVDVKVSLFDGSYHDVDSNETAFRVAASMGIKNGVVKANPVILEPMMAVEVTTPEEYMGDVMGDLNRRRGLVQSMEDIPTGKKLKAEVPLAEMFGYATQLRSLTQGRASYSMVFDKYSDAPANIQEEIIAKAKKGE
- the tuf gene encoding elongation factor Tu yields the protein MAKEKFERSKPHVNVGTIGHVDHGKTTLTAALTIVQGKKFGGESKDYSAIDNAPEERERGITISTAHVEYESETRHYAHVDCPGHADYVKNMITGAAQMDGAILVCSAADGPMPQTREHILLSRQVGVPYIVVFLNKADMVDDEELLELVEMEVRELLDTYDFPGDDTPVIMGSALKAIEGDQSEIGEPAIGRLVEALDTYIPTPERDTDKPFLMPVEDIFSIQGRGTVATGRVETGVVKVGEEIEIVGIRPTTTTTVTGVEMFRKLLDQGEAGDNVGILLRGTKREDIERGQVLAHKGTVTPHTKFEAEVYVLSKDEGGRHTPFFQGYRPQFYFRTTDVTGACELPAGTEMVMPGDNVQMTVELIAPIAMNEGLRFAIREGGRTVGAGVVAKIIE
- the rpsJ gene encoding 30S ribosomal protein S10: MATQNIRIRLKAFDHRLIDQSAREITETAKRTGAQVKGPIPMPTRKERFTVLISPHVNKDARDQYEIRTHKRLLDIVDPTDKTVDALMKLDLAAGVDVQLELR